From Zerene cesonia ecotype Mississippi chromosome 16, Zerene_cesonia_1.1, whole genome shotgun sequence, one genomic window encodes:
- the LOC119833112 gene encoding uncharacterized protein LOC119833112, with the protein MALPMLRRCCGCLSLERGCLILGIISIQACVLYIIAGSWNLPRHKEREREDNLISMTTVMFSTLSAISNLVVLIGICRRRPNYLQLSLLFNSVFILCIFLVAAVTCLFSPEFRPVLQSPGNVTLVVVSLIFGAAYSLYYLIVVNSLYRKMKMSYSETALPM; encoded by the exons ATGGCGTTGCCTATGCTGCGCCGCTGTTGCGGGTGCTTGTCCTTGGAGAGAGGCTGTCTTATACTTggaattatttctatt CAAGCGtgcgtattatatataatagctgGGTCATGGAACCTGCCGCGCCACAAGGAGAGAGAGCGAGAAGACAATCTGATTTCCATGACGACGGTCATGTTCTCTACTCTGTCAGCCATCAGTAACCTGGTTGTGCTCATTGGAATCTGTAGG AGGCGTCCCAATTACCTCCAGCTGTCACTTCTCTTCAACTCAGTGTTTATCCTGTGCATCTTCCTGGTGGCGGCTGTCACTTGCCTGTTCAGTCCGGAGTTCAGGCCAGTGCTGCAGTCGCCGGGGAATGTGACTTTGGTGGTGGTATCCCTCATCTTTGGTGCGG CTTATTCGCTGTATTACCTGATTGTGGTCAACAGTCTTTACAGGAAGATGAAAATGTCATACAGTGAAACGGCTCTGCCGATGTGA
- the LOC119832842 gene encoding abscisic-aldehyde oxidase-like, with amino-acid sequence MDRITFSVNGEPYSAGSEVDSDETLNDFLRIRLNLRGTKYMCKEGGCGVCIVAVTIPDADGRRTTYSIDSCLTTILSCQDWEIITVEGIGNRQRYHPIQRTLAKYNGSQCGYCTPGWIMSMYSLLENRDYDVTEYEIENSFGGNQCRCTGYRSILDAFKTFAKDTPKPSLDDIEDLKLCKNKRNCNKSCEEDWCVVPRRGKVKKIYLRDHKTWYRVNEINDIFQVWRNEGTDSYMLVDGNTGRGAIHIFEFPRVLIDISAVYELKIHYLDQNLIIGAGTTLTNTMKIFKNMAEIYEEFSYLQKLYDHLDLVAHIPVRNVGSIAGNLMLKQRDMRFQSDLFLLLEAIGAFLTIVSAESTVDVTPQEFLSIDMRGKIITAIKIPPLSNNYKFASFKVMPRSQNAVAQVHGAFLYELDPNDHETVKSARILYGGLSKTFTHAYRTELFLKDKKLFENDVLQGALKVLHDEIIVEEFPGMLSPEFRKKAALGLFYKGLLNIIPAELLNVRYASGAVDLRKYRPLSKGTEVYDTNPVLWPLNEPMPKVEALIQCAGEALYVNDLPTQRKEVYCAFVTAKIATGEIGHIDPSDALSIPGVLAFYSAKDIPGKNILISGRVPLYDPQILLAEDRITYFDQPIGIIAAETEVLANRAADLVRVTYKKDNKKPLLDIRDVKMFDPSRITLYKATPAEKEPGVDVHSVIRESENIFWQYHYTMETQSCVTRPSEEGIDAYSASQYPDMMHLAISELLNIEQSRINLVIPRCGGAYGAKITRSSYTATACALVTYLLNRPCRFVMDIQPNIRVIGKRLPCNLDYEVAVNSIGEIQYLHYNLYQDVGYKDNDPVAFLAVPGVKNCYDKSRWNYSVFSVTTDTTSNTYARSPGSFESVCMTEHIMERIAYELDLDPLQVRMCNLNSEYTDVRDVLETLLEDSDYEKRKMEVADFNLKNRWLKRGLRVAIMSWPGTPLVDFHIYITVYHGDGSIVIKHGGVEIGQGINTKVIQTVGFILKVPISKIKTKPLDVASVPNNFSTVASRTTQAICFGAIKCCQLLLDRLAPVRDTIKDPTWENLVQAAFEQGINLQVSYQVNSNDQEPHRTAGIALSEVELDILTGESHIRRVDLVEDVGTSVNPEIDIGQIQGAFTMGLGYWTTEQLIYDKETGQILTDRTWNYHIPQAKDIPIDFRIKLRKNHNPVGTLGSRSVAEPATCLAVSVAFALKAAIAASREETGFPRNQWFNVDGTYSVEANVLHSQVRLEEFLYR; translated from the exons ATGGATCGAATCACTTTCAGTGTGAATGGGGAGCCTTATTCAG CCGGTTCCGAGGTAGACTCCGATGAAACCCTCAACGACTTTCTTCGAATCCGCTTAAACCTCCGCGGCACAAAATACATGTGCAAGGAGGGCGGATGCGGAGTATGCATCGTAGCTGTGACGATTCCTGATGCAGATGGCCGGAGGACCACCTATTCTATTGATTCT TGCTTAACAACGATATTATCGTGTCAAGACTGGGAGATCATCACAGTGGAGGGGATAGGAAACCGGCAAAGGTACCACCCCATACAGCGGACCCTTGCGAAGTATAATGGCTCCCAATGTGGATATTGCACCCCTGGATGGATCATGAGTATGTACAG TTTACTTGAAAACAGAGATTACGATGTCACTGaatatgaaatagaaaattccTTCGGCGGTAACCAATGCCGCTGTACAGGCTATAGATCGATCTTAGACGCCTTTAAAACCTTCGCAAAGGACACTCCAAAACCCAGCCTCGATGATATCGAAgatttaaaactatgtaaaaataaacgaaattgtAACAAAAGTTGTGAAGAAGATTGGTGTGTGGTTCCCAGGCGTGGTAAGGTCAAGAAGATATATTTGAGGGATCATAAAACTTGGTATAGAGTGAATGAAATCAACGATATTTTCCAAGTGTGGCGGAATGAAGGGACAGATTCTTATATGTTAGTGGATGGGAATACAGGGCGAG gtGCGATACACATATTTGAATTCCCTCGAGTTCTAATAGATATAAGTGCAGTCTATGAACTCAAGATCCATTACCTGGACCAAAACCTAATAATTGGCGCTGGAACTACGTTAACAAATACGatgaagatatttaaaaacatggcTGAGATTTATGAAGAGTTCTCTTATTTGCAAAAGTTGTACGATCATTTGGACTTGGTGGCTCACATACCTGTTagaaat GTCGGTTCAATAGCCGGGAATTTAATGCTGAAACAAAGAGATATGAGATTTCAATccgatttatttttgttgttggaAGCGATTGGCGCATTTTTGACtattg TAAGCGCCGAGAGCACGGTAGACGTAACACCACAAGAGTTTTTGTCGATTGATATGAGAGGGAAGATCATCACTGCGATCAAAATACCTCCGCtgtctaataattataaatttgccTCTTTCAAA GTAATGCCCAGATCACAGAACGCTGTAGCTCAGGTTCACGGAGCTTTCCTTTATGAATTAGATCCAAATGACCACGAAACAGTAAAATCAGCGAGAATATTATATGGTGGTCTTTCAAAGACCTTCACTCACGCGTACAGAACAGAATTGTTTTTGAAGGATAAGAAGTTGTTCGAGAATGATGTGTTACAAGGAGCACTTAAAGTTCTCCATGACGAAATTATTGTAGAGGAATTCCCAGGAATGCTGTCACCGGAATTTCGGAAGAAAGCTGCTCtgggtttattttataag GGCTTGCTCAACATAATACCGGCGGAGCTATTAAACGTACGATACGCATCAGGTGCAGTTGATCTGCGGAAATACAGACCACTCTCAAAAGGTACAGAGGTTTACGATACAAACCCAGTATTATGGCCTTTAAATGAGCCTATGCCGAAAGTGGAAGCACTGATACAGTGTGCAGGGGAAGCTCTGTATGTAAACGATCTACCTACCCAGAGAAAAGAAGTATATTGTGCGTTTGTCACTGCGAAGATTGCTACTGGTGAAATCGGGCACATTGATCCATCAGATGCTCTG TCCATTCCAGGTGTACTGGCCTTTTACTCAGCCAAAGACATTCCCGGAAAGAATATCCTCATAAGTGGCAGGGTACCACTTTACGATCCTCAAATATTATTAGCAGAAGATAGGATTACCTACTTCGATCAACCGATTGGGATAATAGCAGCTGAAACTGAAGTGTTAGCAAACAGAGCAGCGGATTTAGTTCGTGTAACTTATAAGAAGGATAACAAGAAACCGTTACTAGATATACGTGACGTAAAGATGTTTGATCCAAGTCGAATAACCTTGTATAAAGCTACCCCAGCTGAGAAAGAACCAGGAGTAGATGTGCATAGTGTAATAAGGGAATCAGAGAACATATTTTGGCAGTATCACTATACAATGGAAACTCAGAGTTGCGTTACTCGTCCCAGTGAGGAGGGTATTGATGCGTACTCGGCATCTCAATACCCTGACATGATGCATCTGGCTATTTCAGAGTTATTGAATATAGAGCAAAGCag aataaaCTTGGTTATACCACGGTGTGGCGGAGCTTATGGTGCTAAGATAACCAGAAGTAGTTACACGGCTACCGCATGCGCACTGGTCACTTATTTACTCAACAGACCATGTAGATTTGTAATGGATATCCAGCCCAACATTCGGGTAATTGGAAAGCGATTACCATGCAATCTTGATTACGAG GTTGCAGTAAACAGTATAGGCGAAATACAGTatctacattataatttatatcaagaCGTTGGCTACAAAGACAACGATCCAGTGGCGTTTTTAGCTGTTCCTGGAGTAAAGAACTGTTACGACAAGAGCCGGTGGAATTACAGCGTCTTCTCTGTTACAACTGATACCACTTCCAATACATATGCCAGAAGTCCTG GAAGTTTTGAAAGTGTATGCATGACAGAACACATCATGGAGAGAATAGCATATGAATTGGACTTGGACCCACTGCAAGTGCGTATGTGTAATCTTAATAGTGAATACACAGATGTAAGAGATGTATTGGAGACACTGTTGGAAGATAGTGATTATGAAAAACGGAAAATGGAAGTAGCGGATTTTAATCTTAAGAACAGGTGGCTGAAACGGGGTCTTCGAGTGGCAATTATGAGCTGGCCGGGAACACCTCTGGTGGatttccatatttatataactgtcTATCATGGAGATGGGAGCATTGTCATTAAACATGGGGGTGTAGAAATAGGTCAGGGGATAAACACAAAAGTTATACAAACCGTTGGGTTTATATTGAAGGTTCCTATAAGTAAGATAAAAACGAAACCGCTGGATGTAGCCTCCGTTCCAAATAACTTTTCCACGGTTGCCAGTCGCACGACTCAGGCAATATGTTTCGGTGCAATCAAATGCTGTCAGTTGCTTTTAGATCGTTTAGCACCAGTCAGAGATACAATAAAAGATCCTACATGGGAAAATTTAGTGCAAGCGGCGTTTGAGCAAGGAATTAATTTGCAAGTGAGTTATCAGGTCAATTCGAATGATCAGGAACCTCACAGGACTGCAGGTATTGCTCTATCAGAAGTAGAATTGGACATATTAACTGGTGAATCACATATACGAAGGGTTGATTTAGTTGAGGACGTTGGGACAAGTGTGAACCCAGAAATCGATATTGGCCAg ATTCAAGGTGCATTTACAATGGGCTTGGGATATTGGACTAcagaacaattaatttatgacaAGGAGACGGGTCAGATACTGACCGATCGCACTTGGAACTACCACATACCACAGGCTAAAGATATACCAATTGATTTTCGGATAAAATTGCGCAAGAATCACAACCCCGTTGGGACACTGGGGTCTcggt CGGTGGCTGAACCAGCTACTTGTTTAGCCGTAAGCGTCGCCTTCGCTTTAAAAGCTGCCATTGCCGCTTCTAGGGAGGAAACAGGATTCCCCAGAAATCAATGGTTTAATGTTG atgGCACCTACTCTGTTGAAGCCAATGTTCTACATTCACAAGTGAGATTGGAGGAATTTCTCTACAGATAA
- the LOC119832982 gene encoding uncharacterized protein LOC119832982, producing the protein MARMELPVLDKFCFIFHLKTGCIAMGIINSIITFVLAVILITFAVDIKDASESKKDEIDTGMSSVVYTIVVLLVVLLFVKFLLDLIFVYAVHKEKCGIIKKYCIFWIVFVVLFIISFLKTLFHMGAGHVIAQLLFLAENFYFIVVIRSYLLSINEDGVL; encoded by the exons ATG gccAGGATGGAGTTGCCGGTTTtggataaattttgttttatattccatTTGAAGACAGGATGCATCGCTATGGGAATTATTAATTCT ATAATAACATTCGTGCTAGCAGTGATCCTGATAACGTTCGCAGTTGATATTAAAGACGCGTCTGAGTCGAAAAAGGACGAAATTGACACCGGCATGTCGTCAGTAGTCTACACGATAGTAGTGCTACTCGTCGTGCTACTGTTTGTTAAGTTCTTGCTGGATCTCATTTTCGTATACGCGGTGCACAAG GAAAAATgtggaattataaaaaagtattgcaTCTTCTGGATCGTGTTCGTGGTGCTGTTCATCATCAGCTTCCTCAAGACGCTGTTCCACATGGGCGCTGGCCATGTTATCGCACAACTGCTTTTCCTGG CGGAGAATTTCTACTTCATCGTTGTCATCCGAAGCTATCTCCTGTCAATTAACGAAGATGGCGTCttgtaa
- the LOC119833031 gene encoding craniofacial development protein 2-like produces the protein MVDKKILPSVIQFKPISDRISVLRLKSKFVNITLLNTYAPTELADDATKDDFYEELDQVYDDIPEYDAKILLGDLNAKIGREEAFMPTIGKHSKHEKSNDNGIRIISFASSKSMVVQSTKFPHKSIYKGTWKSPDGKTVNQIDHVLIDNRHKNIIEDIRTFRGADCDSDHYLLGIKVRARINVSKEKTVTCEDKINVENIRHDKVNKNLQIELNNRFDGLPLSDNIEEAWNTLKETVKKASLQILGKKKRKNRRKWLTPKCEELLNERRKLKMQAEQDKKWKDKYNNIRTKTKRTIRNAKRKHLEDIIRGMEDLIRANESRNFYQKIRNLKKGYQPTSQLLEDDVVMLTSP, from the coding sequence ATGGTCGACAAAAAAATACTGCCCAGCGTAATACAGTTTAAACCAATCTCAGATAGAATATCTGTATTGCGACTTAAAAGTAAATTCGTCAATATCACCCTCCTGAATACGTATGCCCCAACAGAACTAGCAGACGATGCCACCAAAGACGATTTCTACGAAGAGCTAGATCAAGTATATGATGATATCCCCGAATATGACGCTAAGATCTTGCTAGGGGACCTAAACGCAAAGATAGGACGAGAAGAGGCATTTATGCCCACCATAGGAAAACACAGCAAACATGAGAAGTCCAACGATAACGGCATTAGGATAATCAGTTTCGCATCATCAAAGTCCATGGTAGTCCAAAGTACCAAGTTCCCCCACAAGAGCATATACAAAGGGACCTGGAAGTCTCCGGATGGTAAAACAGTCAACCAAATAGATCACGTCTTAATTGACAATAGGCACAAGAATATTATAGAAGATATAAGAACATTCAGAGGTGCAGACTGTGACAGTGATCATTATTTATTGGGTATCAAAGTCAGGGCTAGGATAAATGTCAGTAAAGAAAAAACTGTAACATGCGAAGACAAGATCAATGTAGAAAACATAAGACatgataaagtaaataaaaacttacaaatagAGTTGAATAACAGGTTTGATGGTTTACCATTGTCTGACAATATCGAAGAGGCATGGAACACATTAAAAGAGACAGTGAAGAAAGCAAGCCTACAGATACTTGGCAAAAAGAAACGTAAAAACAGAAGGAAATGGTTAACACCAAAATGTGAGGAATTGTTAAACGAGAGAAGGAAGTTAAAAATGCAAGCGGAGCAGGATAAGAAATGGAaagataaatacaataatatacgcACAAAAACCAAAAGGACGATAAGAAACGCGAAGAGAAAACATTTGGAGGATATAATACGGGGTATGGAAGACTTAATTAGAGCAAATGAAAGTAggaatttttatcaaaaaattagAAACCTAAAAAAAGGCTACCAACCTACCTCGCAACTTTTGGAAGACGATGTCG
- the LOC119833054 gene encoding uncharacterized protein LOC119833054 has translation MAMLTFEHCCCCFDLRIGSLIIAYLDVIFNIVMSVVSGVRLRDGLTLRRLGIDSMFNISTSIITTNSIQLAIALLFIIFSIMLVYGIHKYHRLFVKSYLIYSFIYIVLITIIFFVCLGIETVPAGEIIKFVFSICINIYFLLVIRSYYLTMGEIQTNYNG, from the exons ATGGCAATGCTAACGTTTGAGCACTGTTGCTGCTGCTTCGACCTTCGGATTGGAAGTTTAATTATTGCATACCTGGATGTG ATTTTTAACATAGTGATGTCCGTGGTATCTGGTGTGAGGTTGCGTGATGGTTTGACGCTAAGGAGGCTGGGAATAGACTCAATGTTTAACATCTCAACGTCCATCATCACCACAAACTCCATTCAACTGGCCATCGCTCTGctgttcattatattttctattatgcTGGTGTATGGGATTCATAAG TACCATCGCCTCTTCGTGAAGTCGTACTTAATTTATTCGTTCATTTATATCGTTctgataacaattattttctttgtctGCCTCGGGATTGAGACGGTCCCCGCCGgagaaattatcaaatttgtattttctataT GTATCAACATATACTTCTTGCTGGTGATCAGAAGTTATTACCTCACGATGGGCGAAATACAAACCAACTATAATGGTTAG
- the LOC119832843 gene encoding uncharacterized protein LOC119832843, giving the protein MGLPQLETCCFVLDLKTGNIVMGCLNAFLSFTLFVIMIVVACTIEPLEVKAYHDDDVSAEAALTGLYAMSIILVIMFLAKFCFDLFFVYGVVMEKASIIRAYFVMWIVFFLLSMFTFFLNSPHYSAGTISVEVFYISLNVYAILLSNSFYKLLNTREEV; this is encoded by the exons ATGGGATTGCCACAGCTAGAAACATGCTGTTTTGTGTTAGATTTAAAAACTGGTAACATAGTAATGGGATGCCTTAATGCG TTCCTATCCTTCACGCTGTTCGTGATCATGATAGTAGTGGCATGTACCATAGAGCCCCTGGAGGTGAAGGCATACCACGATGATGACGTGAGCGCAGAGGCAGCACTCACAGGCCTGTACGCCATGTCCATTATACTAGTGATCATGTTCTTGGCGAAGTTCTGCTTCGATCTGTTCTTCGTGTATGGAGTGGTTATG GAGAAGGCATCCATCATCCGAGCTTATTTCGTCATGTGGATCGTGTTTTTCCTGCTGTCTATGTTCACCTTCTTTCTCAACTCACCACATTACAGCGCGGGGACGATTAGCGTGGAAGTGTTTTATATCA GTCTAAATGTCTACGCGATTCTTCTGAGCAATAGTTTCTATAAATTGCTCAACACTCGTGAAgaggtttaa